Proteins from one Thermobifida alba genomic window:
- a CDS encoding FAD-dependent monooxygenase: MSHAVVVGGGIGGLAAALALQQRNWAVTVCERAPSLDPVGSGLAVAANALKALDVLGVGDAVRALSTLRGEGGIRRRDGRWLVRTTEEAAAARYGDSVVLLTRAALVDLLAEHLAPGTLRLGTEVHAVDPDTGRVSTGAGELTADLVVAADGLHSAVRRALFPDHPGPAYAGVTSWRLLVPRGGLPCPASETWGAGQVFGVLPLAGDLVYCYGTATVPAGGRADDERAELLRRFGDWHAPIPRLLEAAGAGRILRTDLYSLATPLPAFHRGRVVLLGDAAHAMTPYLGQGACQAIEDAVVLAHLADRPDGPAAYTAARLPRATRVVRASDTLCRITKLRNPLAVRLREAAMVLGGRLRPDLMLTAADEILRWRPPV, translated from the coding sequence GTGTCCCACGCGGTGGTGGTCGGCGGCGGCATCGGCGGACTCGCGGCGGCGCTGGCGCTGCAGCAGCGGAACTGGGCGGTGACCGTCTGCGAGCGGGCCCCGTCGCTGGACCCGGTGGGCTCGGGCCTGGCCGTGGCCGCCAACGCGCTGAAGGCCCTGGACGTCCTCGGGGTCGGCGACGCGGTCCGCGCACTGTCGACGCTCAGGGGGGAGGGCGGGATCCGCAGGCGGGACGGGCGCTGGCTGGTCCGCACCACCGAGGAGGCCGCCGCGGCACGCTACGGCGACTCGGTCGTGCTGCTGACCCGCGCCGCCCTCGTCGACCTGCTCGCCGAACACCTCGCCCCCGGCACGCTGCGGCTGGGCACCGAGGTGCACGCGGTCGATCCGGACACCGGACGGGTGTCCACCGGGGCGGGCGAGCTGACCGCCGACCTGGTGGTGGCCGCCGACGGCCTCCACTCCGCGGTCCGCCGCGCCCTGTTCCCCGACCACCCCGGCCCGGCCTACGCGGGCGTGACGAGCTGGCGCCTGCTGGTCCCGCGCGGCGGCCTGCCCTGCCCGGCGTCGGAGACCTGGGGCGCGGGACAGGTCTTCGGGGTGCTGCCGCTCGCCGGTGACCTGGTGTACTGCTACGGCACCGCCACCGTTCCCGCGGGCGGCCGCGCCGACGACGAACGGGCCGAACTGCTCCGCCGGTTCGGGGACTGGCACGCCCCGATCCCCCGGCTGCTGGAGGCCGCCGGGGCGGGGCGCATCCTGCGCACCGACCTGTACTCGCTGGCCACCCCGCTGCCCGCCTTCCACCGGGGCAGGGTCGTCCTGCTCGGCGACGCCGCGCACGCCATGACGCCCTACCTCGGCCAGGGCGCCTGCCAGGCGATCGAGGACGCGGTCGTGCTCGCCCACCTGGCCGACCGGCCGGACGGCCCGGCCGCCTACACCGCTGCCCGGCTGCCCCGGGCCACGCGGGTGGTACGGGCCTCCGACACGCTCTGCCGGATCACGAAGCTGCGCAACCCGCTGGCGGTGCGGCTGCGGGAGGCGGCGATGGTGCTGGGCGGACGGCTCCGACCCGACCTGATGCTCACCGCCGCGGACGAGATCCTGCGGTGGCGCCCCCCGGTCTGA
- a CDS encoding DMT family transporter, which produces MAWLLLILSGLLETVWAIALDASRGFTRLWPSVVFLVALVLSMGGLALALRSIPVGTGYAVWVGIGAIGTAVVGMVWLGEAVSVARICCLLLIVGGVVGLRLLH; this is translated from the coding sequence ATGGCCTGGCTGCTCCTCATCCTGTCCGGACTGCTGGAGACCGTGTGGGCGATCGCGTTGGACGCGTCGCGCGGTTTCACCCGGCTGTGGCCCTCGGTGGTCTTCCTCGTCGCCCTGGTACTGAGCATGGGCGGCCTGGCGCTGGCGCTGCGGTCCATCCCGGTGGGCACCGGCTACGCGGTGTGGGTGGGCATCGGCGCGATCGGCACCGCCGTGGTCGGCATGGTCTGGCTCGGCGAGGCGGTGAGCGTGGCGCGGATCTGCTGCCTGCTGCTCATCGTCGGCGGCGTCGTCGGCCTCAGACTGCTGCACTGA
- a CDS encoding histone-like nucleoid-structuring protein Lsr2 yields MARKARVLLIDDLDGGEAGQTVSFNLDGRAYEIDLSDANAARLREALAPFITAARRVPPRRPRPHADGDAAVGRDRSAAIRAWAKAQGRQVSDRGRIAQAIIDAYHAARH; encoded by the coding sequence ATGGCGCGAAAGGCCCGGGTGCTGCTCATCGACGACCTCGACGGAGGCGAGGCCGGGCAGACCGTCTCGTTCAACCTCGACGGCCGCGCCTACGAGATCGACCTCAGCGACGCCAACGCCGCCCGGCTGCGCGAGGCGCTCGCCCCGTTCATCACCGCCGCCCGCCGGGTCCCGCCCCGGCGCCCCCGGCCCCACGCGGACGGGGACGCAGCCGTGGGGCGGGACCGCAGCGCCGCCATCCGGGCCTGGGCCAAGGCCCAGGGCCGGCAGGTCAGCGACCGGGGACGCATCGCGCAGGCGATCATCGACGCCTACCACGCCGCCCGGCACTGA
- a CDS encoding 3'-5' exonuclease — protein MDGSPDLLDVVDVEATCWAGAPPPGQVSEIIEVGVTVVDLAAGRRLERHRVLVRPERCTVSAFCTELTGLSQEEVADGVSFAEACRLLATRHRAGARPWASWGDYDRKQFVRQCAATGTAYPFGPRHTNAEAVCADAHGLRGQLGMARALEFAGLPLEGRHHRGEDDAWNIAALVLHLAGRGSWPLLSRG, from the coding sequence ATGGACGGCTCCCCGGATCTGCTCGACGTCGTCGACGTCGAGGCCACCTGCTGGGCGGGCGCGCCACCTCCCGGACAGGTCAGTGAGATCATCGAGGTCGGGGTGACCGTCGTCGACCTGGCCGCGGGACGGCGTCTGGAGCGGCACCGTGTGCTGGTCCGGCCCGAACGCTGCACCGTCAGCGCCTTCTGCACCGAACTGACCGGGCTGTCCCAGGAGGAGGTGGCGGACGGCGTCAGCTTCGCCGAGGCCTGCCGCCTGCTCGCGACGCGGCACCGGGCCGGAGCCCGTCCGTGGGCCAGTTGGGGCGACTACGACCGCAAACAGTTCGTCCGGCAGTGTGCGGCCACGGGGACGGCCTACCCCTTCGGCCCCCGGCACACCAACGCCGAGGCGGTCTGCGCCGACGCCCACGGCCTGCGCGGACAGCTCGGTATGGCGCGGGCGCTGGAGTTCGCGGGCCTGCCGTTGGAGGGACGCCACCACCGGGGCGAGGACGACGCCTGGAACATCGCCGCGCTGGTGCTGCACCTGGCCGGACGCGGCTCCTGGCCCCTCCTCTCCCGGGGATGA
- a CDS encoding TetR/AcrR family transcriptional regulator: MKEAGAQALTEEFLIRPPRQERSRRAWARVLEAGVALFEEGGYEAFTIAAVCERARVAPRAIYDRTPSKEALFVAVYEHRVSQIWEEMRVFDDEERWAGLDGPELVAALFAEFGDILRRHEAFTRSLMSISPATHSGIYQRAHCYSHRLADRMAGLLLTIKPHIAHPDPETAVRVCFTSVYSALVMRIGYGPEFVQPVLDHDAFVRHLVEMSVCYLFGPRPEAA, from the coding sequence GTGAAAGAGGCAGGCGCGCAGGCGCTCACCGAGGAATTCTTGATCCGGCCGCCGCGTCAGGAGCGGAGTCGCAGGGCGTGGGCGCGGGTGCTGGAAGCCGGTGTGGCCCTGTTCGAGGAGGGCGGGTACGAGGCGTTCACCATCGCGGCCGTCTGCGAGCGGGCCAGGGTCGCCCCCCGTGCCATCTACGACCGGACTCCCAGCAAGGAGGCGCTGTTCGTCGCTGTCTACGAGCACCGGGTCAGCCAGATCTGGGAGGAGATGCGCGTCTTCGACGACGAGGAGCGCTGGGCCGGCCTCGACGGCCCCGAACTGGTCGCAGCGCTCTTCGCCGAGTTCGGCGACATCCTCCGCCGCCACGAGGCCTTCACGAGGTCGCTCATGTCCATCTCCCCCGCCACCCACAGCGGGATCTACCAGCGGGCCCACTGCTACAGCCACCGGCTCGCCGACCGGATGGCCGGCCTGCTCCTGACGATCAAGCCGCACATCGCCCACCCCGACCCGGAGACGGCCGTGCGGGTGTGCTTCACCTCCGTCTACTCCGCCCTGGTCATGCGCATCGGCTACGGACCGGAATTCGTCCAGCCGGTGCTGGACCACGACGCCTTCGTACGCCACCTCGTCGAGATGTCGGTGTGCTACCTGTTCGGCCCGCGGCCCGAGGCGGCCTGA
- a CDS encoding sugar O-acetyltransferase, with amino-acid sequence MLAGELYIADDPELAADALRAATLMERFNASTAEDPEQRREILGELLGEVGEEVEIRPPLYVDYGYQISVGPRTFVNFGAVMLDVAPIRIGADTQLGPNVQLLTPTHPLDPEQRRAKWEAAEPITIGDNVWLGGGVIVCPGVTIGDNTVVGAGAVVARDLPANVVAVGNPARVIREL; translated from the coding sequence ATGCTCGCCGGTGAGCTCTACATCGCCGACGACCCCGAACTGGCGGCCGACGCCCTGCGCGCGGCGACGCTGATGGAGCGGTTCAACGCCTCCACCGCCGAGGACCCCGAGCAGCGGCGGGAGATCCTCGGCGAACTGCTGGGCGAGGTCGGCGAGGAGGTGGAGATCCGTCCGCCGCTGTACGTGGACTACGGCTACCAGATCAGCGTCGGGCCGCGCACGTTCGTCAACTTCGGCGCGGTCATGCTGGACGTGGCGCCCATCCGCATCGGCGCCGACACCCAGTTGGGCCCCAACGTGCAGCTGCTCACCCCCACCCACCCGCTCGACCCCGAGCAGCGGCGGGCCAAGTGGGAGGCCGCCGAGCCCATCACCATCGGCGACAACGTCTGGCTGGGCGGCGGCGTCATCGTCTGCCCCGGCGTGACCATCGGCGACAACACGGTGGTGGGTGCGGGAGCGGTCGTCGCCCGCGACCTGCCGGCCAACGTGGTGGCGGTCGGCAACCCGGCGCGCGTCATCCGGGAACTGTAG
- a CDS encoding hemolysin family protein: MENYTVQLALVAVLVLLNAVFAGSEIALITLRESQLRRLERRGAGGRAVARLARDPNRFLATIQVGITLAGFLASATAAVSLARPLVDPLGALLGAAAAPVAVVLVTVALTFVTLVFGELAPKRVAMQRAETWALLVARPLTLLSVLSRPAVWLLSVSTDLVVRLSGGDPEAAREEMSEEELRDILATQPGITREQRTILTGAFEITDRSLRQVLVPRRDVVVVPASMPAGEAARFLAEQGHSRAPVVADGDRDTVVGVVHWSDLLLGRGSTGAVARPPLLLADSLPVSLALERMIAERQHLALVVDGTGAVDGIVSLEDLLEEIVGDIYDETDSDVRTATRLPDGSLRLPGTFPVHDLPDVDVHLTAPPPGDYVTVAGMLLARLGHIPQQPGEQVDLGSWTGTVTAVAGHAITEVVLTPR, encoded by the coding sequence ATGGAGAACTACACCGTCCAACTCGCCCTCGTCGCGGTGCTGGTGCTGCTGAACGCGGTCTTCGCGGGCAGCGAGATCGCGCTGATCACGTTGCGCGAGAGTCAGCTGAGGAGGCTGGAGCGGCGCGGGGCGGGCGGCCGCGCGGTGGCGCGTCTGGCGCGGGACCCGAACCGCTTCCTGGCCACCATCCAGGTCGGCATCACCCTGGCCGGGTTCCTGGCCTCGGCGACCGCGGCCGTCTCCCTGGCCCGGCCCCTGGTCGATCCCCTGGGGGCGCTGCTGGGCGCGGCGGCCGCACCGGTCGCGGTCGTGCTGGTCACCGTGGCGCTCACCTTCGTCACCCTGGTGTTCGGGGAACTCGCCCCCAAACGCGTCGCCATGCAGCGGGCCGAGACCTGGGCGCTGCTGGTGGCCCGGCCGCTGACCCTGCTCTCGGTGCTCTCCCGGCCCGCGGTGTGGCTGCTCAGCGTCTCCACCGACCTGGTGGTGCGGCTCAGCGGCGGCGATCCGGAGGCGGCCCGGGAGGAGATGTCGGAGGAGGAGCTGCGCGACATCCTCGCCACCCAGCCCGGTATCACCCGGGAGCAGCGCACCATCCTCACCGGCGCCTTCGAGATCACCGACCGGAGCCTGCGGCAGGTCCTCGTCCCCCGCCGCGACGTCGTCGTCGTGCCCGCGTCCATGCCCGCCGGCGAGGCCGCGCGCTTCCTCGCCGAACAGGGGCACTCGCGCGCCCCGGTCGTGGCCGACGGCGACCGCGACACGGTGGTGGGCGTCGTGCACTGGTCGGACCTGCTGCTCGGCCGGGGCAGCACCGGTGCCGTGGCCCGCCCTCCGCTGCTGCTGGCCGACTCCCTGCCGGTGTCGCTGGCGCTGGAGCGCATGATCGCCGAACGCCAGCACCTGGCGCTGGTCGTCGACGGCACGGGGGCGGTCGACGGCATCGTGAGCCTGGAGGACCTGCTGGAGGAGATCGTCGGCGACATCTACGACGAGACCGACTCCGACGTCCGCACCGCCACCCGGCTGCCCGACGGCTCGCTGCGGCTGCCCGGCACGTTCCCCGTGCACGACCTGCCCGACGTCGACGTGCACCTCACCGCGCCGCCCCCGGGCGACTACGTGACCGTGGCCGGGATGCTGCTGGCACGGCTCGGCCACATCCCGCAGCAGCCGGGGGAGCAGGTGGACCTGGGCTCCTGGACGGGCACGGTCACGGCCGTGGCCGGGCACGCCATCACCGAGGTGGTCCTCACCCCCCGGTGA
- a CDS encoding class I SAM-dependent methyltransferase, protein MTESLLRTVRASYDAIAADYAALFDDEPCRPLDRALLAAFAELVRDSGAGPVADLGCGPGRVTAHLHSLGVEVFGVDLSPRMVALARAGYPHLRFVEGRLDSLGVADGSLGGVVSWYSIIHTPPERLPAVLAEFHRVLVPGGHLLLAFQVGDEPLRLREAFGRAVELDFLRWRPDRVAEALERARFSVTARTLRQPDGTERVPQACLLARRSGAGKPPEAAAAAHHGDVSTRK, encoded by the coding sequence GTGACCGAGTCCCTCCTGCGCACCGTCCGCGCCTCCTACGACGCCATCGCCGCCGACTACGCCGCGCTGTTCGACGACGAGCCCTGCAGGCCGCTGGACCGGGCGCTGCTCGCGGCGTTCGCCGAACTCGTGCGGGACTCCGGCGCCGGGCCGGTCGCCGACCTCGGCTGCGGCCCCGGCCGGGTGACGGCCCACCTCCACTCCCTCGGCGTGGAGGTCTTCGGTGTCGACCTGTCGCCGCGGATGGTCGCCCTGGCCCGCGCCGGGTACCCGCACCTGCGCTTCGTCGAGGGGAGGCTGGACTCCCTGGGGGTGGCGGACGGCTCTCTGGGCGGCGTCGTCTCCTGGTACTCCATCATCCACACCCCGCCGGAGCGGCTGCCCGCGGTGCTGGCCGAGTTCCACCGGGTGCTCGTGCCGGGCGGGCACCTGCTGCTCGCCTTCCAGGTCGGCGACGAACCGCTGCGCCTGCGGGAGGCGTTCGGCCGTGCCGTGGAACTCGACTTCCTGCGCTGGCGGCCCGACCGCGTCGCCGAGGCGCTGGAGCGGGCCCGCTTCAGCGTGACCGCCCGGACGCTCCGCCAGCCGGACGGCACCGAACGGGTCCCGCAGGCCTGCCTGCTGGCCCGCCGCTCCGGGGCAGGAAAGCCACCGGAGGCCGCTGCGGCCGCGCACCACGGCGACGTGTCGACGCGGAAATAA
- a CDS encoding TetR/AcrR family transcriptional regulator — protein sequence MARQRTDTRAEIRAVALELFAEKGFAKTSLREIAERLGITKAALYYHFPSKTDLLRELVQPLMDDVAALLDAAERADRLEPRAFLGDYFDAISRNRAVFMVLLNDIGTLEELDLVAEIFAWRGRVHGVLIGPGATAVDAVRATVATGGLQDAAILAADPAPEVREAAVEAAYRALSP from the coding sequence GTGGCGAGGCAGCGGACCGACACCAGGGCGGAGATCCGTGCGGTCGCCCTGGAGCTCTTCGCGGAGAAGGGGTTCGCCAAGACCAGCCTGCGCGAGATCGCCGAGCGCCTCGGCATCACCAAGGCCGCGCTGTACTACCACTTCCCCTCCAAGACCGACCTGCTGCGCGAACTGGTCCAGCCGTTGATGGACGACGTCGCGGCACTGCTCGACGCGGCCGAGCGGGCCGACCGGCTGGAGCCCCGCGCCTTCCTGGGGGACTACTTCGACGCGATCTCCCGCAACCGCGCCGTGTTCATGGTGCTGCTCAACGACATCGGGACGCTGGAGGAACTGGACCTCGTCGCCGAGATCTTCGCCTGGCGCGGCCGGGTCCACGGCGTGCTGATCGGCCCCGGCGCCACCGCGGTGGACGCGGTCCGGGCGACGGTCGCCACGGGCGGCCTCCAGGACGCCGCGATCCTCGCCGCCGACCCCGCCCCGGAGGTGCGGGAGGCCGCGGTCGAGGCGGCGTACCGGGCGCTGTCCCCCTGA
- a CDS encoding FAD-dependent monooxygenase, with protein MPSTDRTVLVSGASIAGPALAYWLHRLGFTPVVVERAPRLRDGGYAIDVRGAAVEVLDRMGLLPQVRRAYTDLRRMSVADSTGRRRVTVDITLFDDGTGGRDVELMRGHLSRILYAATEHDVEYVFDDSVAALEETADGVRVTFERGAPRTFGLVVGADGLHSTVRRTAFGPEERFRRDLDRYISIFGVPNHLGLDREVVLHNVPGRLVGLYSAAPHTGRVEPPAPQEEAASGVNPEAKAVLAFSARAPIPFDPRDASAQKQILRTVFADMGWETPRLLRLLDDTPDFYFDSISQIRMDRWWRGRVVLLGDAAHCPSPLSGQGTSLALVGAYVLACELAAADGDHRTAFPRYEARMRPYVEQNQALVSSGGGLLLPATRPRLWLRDQLLRLAARLPALSRLGSGVQRAANAVELPDHRAATGHAT; from the coding sequence ATGCCCTCCACCGACCGCACCGTCCTCGTCTCCGGGGCGAGCATCGCCGGCCCCGCCCTCGCCTACTGGCTGCACCGGCTCGGCTTCACCCCCGTCGTCGTCGAGCGCGCACCCCGCCTGCGCGACGGCGGCTACGCCATCGACGTCCGCGGCGCCGCCGTCGAGGTCCTCGACCGGATGGGCCTGCTGCCGCAGGTCCGCCGCGCCTACACCGACCTGCGCCGGATGTCCGTGGCCGACTCCACCGGACGCCGCCGCGTCACCGTCGACATCACCCTGTTCGACGACGGCACCGGCGGGCGCGACGTCGAACTGATGCGCGGCCACCTCAGCCGCATCCTGTATGCCGCGACCGAACACGACGTCGAGTACGTCTTCGACGACTCGGTCGCCGCCCTGGAGGAGACCGCCGACGGGGTGCGCGTGACCTTCGAACGCGGCGCACCGCGCACCTTCGGCCTCGTCGTCGGCGCGGACGGCCTGCACTCCACCGTCCGCCGCACCGCCTTCGGCCCCGAGGAGCGGTTCCGCCGCGACCTGGACCGCTACATCTCCATCTTCGGCGTGCCCAACCACCTGGGCCTGGACCGCGAGGTGGTGCTGCACAACGTCCCCGGCAGGCTCGTCGGCCTCTACAGCGCAGCTCCCCACACCGGCCGCGTCGAACCGCCCGCCCCGCAGGAGGAGGCCGCGTCCGGGGTGAACCCGGAGGCCAAGGCGGTCCTCGCGTTCTCCGCCCGCGCACCGATCCCCTTCGACCCCCGCGACGCCTCCGCCCAGAAGCAGATCCTGCGGACCGTCTTCGCCGACATGGGGTGGGAGACACCGAGGCTGCTGCGGCTGCTGGACGACACCCCGGACTTCTACTTCGACTCCATCAGCCAGATCCGCATGGACCGCTGGTGGCGAGGGCGCGTGGTGCTCCTCGGCGACGCCGCGCACTGCCCCTCCCCGCTGTCCGGCCAGGGCACCAGCCTGGCCCTGGTCGGCGCCTACGTCCTCGCCTGCGAACTCGCCGCCGCCGACGGCGACCACCGCACCGCGTTCCCCCGCTACGAGGCCCGGATGCGTCCCTACGTCGAACAGAACCAGGCCCTCGTCTCCTCCGGGGGCGGCCTGCTCCTCCCCGCCACCCGCCCGCGCCTCTGGCTGCGCGACCAGCTGCTGCGTCTCGCCGCGCGCCTTCCCGCCCTCAGCCGGCTCGGCAGCGGCGTCCAGCGCGCCGCCAACGCCGTGGAACTGCCCGACCACCGGGCCGCGACCGGCCACGCCACCTGA
- a CDS encoding general stress protein, protein MMNGPEFDAPSGGVPAQRGQRLVASYSTYVEAQRLVDQMSDRGFPVEHVRIIGDGVRTVEQVTGRMTKGKAALAGAGAGAWFGLFIGLLFGLFAVGPAWFWVILVSVAIGALWGGVFGFIAHWATRGQRDFSSVQTLQAQRYDVYVDATHAGQAERLRQEANL, encoded by the coding sequence ATGATGAACGGTCCCGAGTTCGACGCTCCCTCCGGCGGCGTCCCCGCCCAGCGGGGGCAGCGGCTGGTGGCGAGCTATTCCACCTACGTCGAAGCCCAGCGGCTGGTGGACCAGATGTCCGACCGGGGGTTCCCCGTGGAGCACGTGCGCATCATCGGGGACGGCGTGCGTACCGTCGAACAGGTCACGGGACGGATGACCAAGGGCAAGGCCGCGCTGGCCGGAGCCGGGGCCGGAGCCTGGTTCGGCCTGTTCATCGGCCTGCTGTTCGGCCTGTTCGCGGTCGGTCCGGCATGGTTCTGGGTGATCCTGGTCAGTGTGGCCATCGGCGCGCTGTGGGGCGGGGTCTTCGGGTTCATCGCCCACTGGGCGACCCGGGGCCAGCGGGACTTCTCCAGCGTGCAGACCCTGCAGGCGCAGCGCTACGACGTCTACGTCGACGCCACCCACGCCGGACAGGCCGAACGCC
- a CDS encoding TetR/AcrR family transcriptional regulator: MKRAEVIAEAAIALLVERGMRGLTHRAVDEAAGLPPGSTSNLARTRAALLELTLDHLTEQEEALFAPLLAGGPPADVDTLVDLMAHLAHLQLTVGRERTIARYELALEATRRPELRRIYDRSGRRFREAAVTVLSAAGSTDPVRHGHRLVAFAEGVLFDAIAGAGTEPTPEDLRLGLRELLRGMLG, encoded by the coding sequence GTGAAGCGAGCCGAGGTCATCGCGGAGGCGGCCATCGCCCTGCTGGTCGAACGGGGGATGCGCGGGCTCACGCACCGCGCGGTGGACGAGGCCGCGGGCCTGCCGCCGGGATCCACCTCCAACCTGGCCCGCACCCGCGCCGCCCTGCTGGAACTCACCCTGGACCACCTCACCGAGCAGGAGGAGGCCCTGTTCGCGCCCCTGCTGGCCGGCGGACCGCCCGCCGACGTGGACACGCTCGTCGACCTGATGGCGCACCTGGCGCACCTCCAGCTCACTGTCGGGCGCGAACGCACCATCGCCCGCTACGAACTGGCGTTGGAGGCCACCCGCCGCCCCGAGCTGCGCAGGATCTACGACCGTTCCGGACGGCGCTTCCGGGAGGCCGCCGTCACCGTGCTCTCCGCGGCGGGCTCCACCGACCCCGTGCGGCACGGCCACCGGCTCGTGGCCTTCGCGGAGGGGGTGCTGTTCGACGCGATCGCCGGGGCGGGAACCGAGCCGACACCGGAGGACCTCCGCCTCGGCCTGCGCGAACTGCTCAGGGGAATGCTCGGCTGA
- a CDS encoding enoyl-CoA hydratase/isomerase family protein: MNGVRCAVDGGVARITLARPEVSNSVDMATARAFGEAVDRAQDPSVRAVLITGEGKRFCAGGDVASMAAAEDRSAYLNELAAALGTELLRLAELDKPVVAAVHGAVAGAGLAFVLTADLVVAARSTRFLMAYSGVGLTPDCGVSYLLPRAVGQQRALEMALLNRALTAAEAQEWGLVTQVVDDADAVARAEEVAARLADGPAFALGQAKRLIRGSWTVTPQQSVAEEAATIGRAVATDDAARLIDAFLAR, encoded by the coding sequence ATGAACGGTGTCCGTTGTGCCGTGGACGGAGGGGTCGCGCGGATCACGCTCGCCCGCCCGGAGGTGTCGAACTCCGTCGACATGGCGACCGCGCGGGCCTTCGGCGAGGCCGTCGACCGGGCCCAGGACCCGTCGGTGCGGGCCGTCCTGATCACCGGTGAGGGCAAGCGGTTCTGCGCCGGCGGGGACGTGGCGTCGATGGCGGCGGCCGAGGACCGGTCGGCGTACCTGAACGAGCTCGCCGCCGCGCTCGGCACGGAACTGCTGCGGCTCGCCGAACTGGACAAGCCCGTGGTGGCCGCCGTGCACGGCGCCGTCGCCGGCGCGGGACTCGCCTTCGTGCTCACCGCCGACCTGGTGGTGGCGGCGCGCTCCACCAGGTTCCTCATGGCCTACTCCGGTGTGGGCCTGACCCCCGACTGCGGGGTCTCCTACCTGCTGCCCCGGGCGGTCGGACAGCAGCGCGCCCTGGAGATGGCCCTCCTCAACCGCGCGCTCACCGCCGCGGAGGCCCAGGAGTGGGGTCTGGTCACGCAGGTCGTCGACGACGCGGACGCGGTCGCCCGGGCCGAGGAGGTCGCCGCGCGGCTCGCCGACGGGCCGGCGTTCGCGCTCGGCCAGGCCAAGCGGCTGATCCGCGGCTCCTGGACGGTGACGCCGCAGCAGAGCGTCGCCGAGGAGGCCGCGACGATCGGTCGGGCGGTCGCCACCGACGACGCGGCCCGGCTGATCGACGCGTTCCTCGCGCGGTGA